GAACAAGCTGTATTGCACATTATATCGTTATACGACTTGAGATGCTTTGCTTATATTTTCCAATAGTGTTGCATATTGCATGTTTGTCATTTGATTACTTAGTTGTGTGCAGGATGCCATTGTTTATACGTTTGTTAAAATGAACTTAATCACCTATCTTTAATATATTAATTGCCTTATCTTTATCCTCTGAATGGCATGCATCTTTTTGGCTGTTACATCTGTTGCTTTATGCAATGTGGGAACAAAATATTTCTTCAGATTTTTAGTCCTGATTAAGTTTTCACATCCTCCAGGATAAGAAGTCATTGACTTTGGGGTCTGATGACCATCTTCATGTAGAGGGGTTTGCATTGAATGTCTTTGCTAAAGCAGACAAACAGGATCGTGCTGGACGAGCGGACATGTACTATACTCTAAAAAATTCTCACTCTTCAACCATGCTGGCATAATCTATTAATGTAGTCTCACTAATGCATATTAAAACTGCTCATTTTGCAGAAACACTGCAAAAACCTTCTATGCTGCCAGCATCTTCTTTGAGATCCTCAACCAATTTGGTGAGCTTCAGACTGATGTAAGTCTACTAAGTTATTGTTCGCATTTGTTATAACATGATTGATTTTAACTCTTGGCTATATGCTAGTGTTTATACTTATTATCTATTACTATATAATCTTTTCCTTTTGACCTATGCTCAAATATACGGCAGCAATTGTGTATCCATATTTTACCTTCCTTATTCCTGTGGTCTTTAACAGGTTGAGCAGAAACAGAAATATGCCATCTGGAAGGCTGCTGAAATAagaaaagctctcaaagaaggacGGAGGCCTGAAGCTGGTCCTCCTGGTGGGGACAAAGATGAAGCACCTGACAGCACCACCACAAATTCCCATCTAACGGTCTGATTCCTTAGCAATAATTTCATGTTACATATTGCACACAATATTTATTTAGGCaatgtaaatattatcaaaTTTCTATCATACAAGCCATGTTTGCTTCTGTTCTACTCTCTGTGTTACCTGCACCATTTTTCATGTTTGAAAACAGGTAAAAACATATAATAAAAACCCTTTTAATAACTCTCTTAAGTCATTAACAATAACTCCATTTTATGACACATCGTACAATTCTCATCATGTTTCTATCATACAAGACCAGTTTGCTTCCATTCTACTTTCCATGGTACCAGtctcattttttctttttgaaagcaGGCAGAGGAAAAAAAGTCTAAAAGATGAACTATGATTTGTATTATTGTATATTTTAATAGTTAATTAGTTTGATTGGTATcccaatttatttatttacttcAGTGCAGTTTCTCCCATGAAATAGTTTCAATAGGAATCTTACTAAATAGTAAAAGCTATTAAGCCTTCTTTCCGTTAAATGTTAATTATCCATCCAAATACATGCTGGTACGAGTGTCTTAACACAACACAGGGTTTGGGATGCATGCTAATTAGCTAAGGGCTAAGGCTTGTTATTTTCTACTTTACTTTCTGAAATCTATATTGCCATCCTCCTGAATGTCTGAACCTTACCGCAATCCTGGATTGTTCCAGTTCCAAAGTTACTGCATAATTACATGGAACTTACAATTTTAATTACATGCGATGAGGATTCCTTTGGACCTTTTTCTAGTGCTTCAGTTTTCCTGAATTAAGTCACATGTTTAGAAGTTAGGAAAAAAATGTCTTTTTTGATCGACAGACTACAGATTTGGTACATTCCTGTTCTCAATCAATATTGTTTGGTCTATTTATCAGGATATGGGGCGCAGCCAATCCTTTGGCAGTGGGCAGCATGGGAACGAAGCATCATCTCAGCATGTAGATCAGGTTATTTTGCTTTTGTAGATTACTGCATTTAATTTTTATGCTTGGATAGTTTTTTAGCAAGTGGCTTTATTTCTCTTGGTTATATGTATTTACGCAGGATTTTAGCAGGAGGGATAGCTTCTCTGCGGTCCAACCAGGAAATAATGCACTCCGGCACAGTACAGAGAAGTTCAATGACCATGTCTCTGCCCAGTCACCTTAttcaccaccacccccacaatcCCAGACGCCCCCACAATCCCAGTTTTCATCTCCTGCACAGTCATCTTATTCCTCTCCGTCATATCAAGGAACAGATTACCCTTCTTCTGATGTTCACAAACCACCCCACGGTTATTCATCCGCCCCATATACAAGCACAGACTACCCTACCAATGAGGTCCACAAACCACCATCCAATTATTCCTCACCACCGTACACAAGAACAGACTACCCTTCCAGTGATAGCTACAATCCCCAGAGCAATGATAAACCAGATATCCCTACTTATCCTCACACATACCACCAGCCACCCTACACAATTGAACCGCAGCACACATCTCAAAACTACTACTCTACAGAAACCCCAGCTGCTCCGTATAACTACTCTAATTTTCAGTCCTATCCAAGCTTTCAGGACAGCTCGGTACCTTCTGTCCCAACTCATCAGTCTTCGTTCTATCCTGCTAGTGATGGTACAAGCGCTGTATCATACTCTCCTTCTGGATCGAACCATCCTGCACCAACACAATACCACCCGAGTGCTGATACTACTACGCATCAAGTTACTCCCCCTGCTATCGCACCACCGGCTAGCCAATACAAGTATGATAGCAGTTACCAGCCAGAAGTTGAAAAGATTGCCGAGGCTCACAAGGCAGCAAGATTTGCAGTTGGTGCCCTCGCATTTGACGACGTGTCGGTCGCTGTTGATCACCTGAAGCGCGCGCTGGATCTTCTGACGAACCCTTCCGCCGAAACTCATTAGTTCTCTCAGGCTTTCTTATGGTCTTCGCAGAAAACATCTTCTGTACATATGCTACACTGGTAATTACTACGACATGGAGATGTTGCCTGGTTGCATACAAACAAAGATAGCAAAGATACTGGGTTGGCTACACAAATCTAGGAGATCTCGAGGGGCACCTTTTCTCCTGTACCTACAACCATTGAACGGCTTCTTGTGTGAAGTTGAATTATTTGTCACAGAGTTTTGCAAGAAAAGGATATACTGTACATTacatttgtttgaataaatctTGAGAGGTGATCTGGTACTTCTTGTATATTGACTGCTTTGGTTTAAGGTCTCATTTGTTATTATTGCTACTTTGCTTAAATGCTTTGGTTCATTGCACATCAAGGTGATCTCCGGTATAATGTCAATAGTGTATTATGCGATTGTAGATGCCAGCAATACCATGATGGCAGCGGTGAGCCAGCAAGGCCATGTGCTGCTTGCTCTGCCAGGGTCAGCGCTACCAGGTACCAACAGTAGCACACAGTCGGGCTCAAAAGCAACAAGTGGTCACTGGTCACACATCCaagctactccatccgttttcaaaaaaaattcatccgttttttttaaaaaaatcaatcctactgctccctccgtcctataatacaagggattttgagtttttacttgtactg
The Oryza sativa Japonica Group chromosome 6, ASM3414082v1 DNA segment above includes these coding regions:
- the LOC4340850 gene encoding protein HOMOLOG OF MAMMALIAN LYST-INTERACTING PROTEIN 5, producing MGSDAEPAKGLLPYLQRADELQKHEPLVAYYCRLYAMEKGMRIPQKERTKTTNSLLISLMNQLEKDKKSLTLGSDDHLHVEGFALNVFAKADKQDRAGRADINTAKTFYAASIFFEILNQFGELQTDVEQKQKYAIWKAAEIRKALKEGRRPEAGPPGGDKDEAPDSTTTNSHLTDMGRSQSFGSGQHGNEASSQHVDQDFSRRDSFSAVQPGNNALRHSTEKFNDHVSAQSPYSPPPPQSQTPPQSQFSSPAQSSYSSPSYQGTDYPSSDVHKPPHGYSSAPYTSTDYPTNEVHKPPSNYSSPPYTRTDYPSSDSYNPQSNDKPDIPTYPHTYHQPPYTIEPQHTSQNYYSTETPAAPYNYSNFQSYPSFQDSSVPSVPTHQSSFYPASDGTSAVSYSPSGSNHPAPTQYHPSADTTTHQVTPPAIAPPASQYKYDSSYQPEVEKIAEAHKAARFAVGALAFDDVSVAVDHLKRALDLLTNPSAETH